A stretch of the Drosophila sulfurigaster albostrigata strain 15112-1811.04 chromosome 2L, ASM2355843v2, whole genome shotgun sequence genome encodes the following:
- the LOC133843658 gene encoding sesquipedalian-1 isoform X2, with amino-acid sequence MKINEKNLCVFARAPPYDMEGFLNKRGEINRAFQRRYFVLKGNLLFYFETRIDKEPLGLIIVEGCTIELSVETDMDNYCFEIAFNGNRTYVLAADTQESMEAWMKALTCAGYEYKRIIVAELQRQLQEIEESRHKMRSNPAGITLSAETDTTGKPKPPPRRQNPFNRPAPPPPTTDADLQCGVVSPMPFITGYFGSSQAKADLDQRRSRAEPTEELEPESAQIRKKELSIV; translated from the exons ATGAAGATAAACGAGAaaaatttatgtgtttttgcCAGAGCACCACCCTATGATATGGAAG GGTTTCTTAACAAAAGGGGCGAAATTAATAGGGCTTTTCAAAGACGATATTTTGTGCTAAAGGGCAACCTGCTGTTCTACTTTGAAACGCGAATTGACAAGGAACCATTGGGATTAATTATAGTCGAAGGCTGTACCATCGAATTGTCAGTTGAGACGGATATGGACAATTACTGCTTCGAGATAGCATTTAATGGCAATCGCACCTATGTACTAGCCGCAGACACACAGGAAAGCATGGAGGCCTGGATGAAGGCGCTAACGTGTGCTGGCTACGAATATAAACGAATTATTGTGGCAGAATTGCAGCGTCAGCTGCAGGAAATTGAAGAGTCCAGACATA AAATGCGTAGCAACCCTGCTGGTATAACTCTGTCTGCTGAAACGGATACAACGGGAAAACCAAAGCCGCCACCAAGGCGCCAGAATCCATTCAACCGCCCGgcaccgccaccgccaacaACTGATGCAGACCTCCAATGCGGTGTCGTGTCACCCATGCCTTTTATAACTGGATACTTTGGATCAAGCCAAGCGAAAGCAGATCTGGACCAGCGACGTTCAA
- the LOC133843658 gene encoding sesquipedalian-1 isoform X1: MKINEKNLCVFARAPPYDMEGFLNKRGEINRAFQRRYFVLKGNLLFYFETRIDKEPLGLIIVEGCTIELSVETDMDNYCFEIAFNGNRTYVLAADTQESMEAWMKALTCAGYEYKRIIVAELQRQLQEIEESRHKMRSNPAGITLSAETDTTGKPKPPPRRQNPFNRPAPPPPTTDADLQCGVVSPMPFITGYFGSSQAKADLDQRRSNLILQSTPKGRRHGIGPSPTIFYNDNFTTSSQSGKLASITNVERMEQQIRLANAIEEFTRNHEQFRKNVMSDIIAYRERQSQPLIQF; this comes from the exons ATGAAGATAAACGAGAaaaatttatgtgtttttgcCAGAGCACCACCCTATGATATGGAAG GGTTTCTTAACAAAAGGGGCGAAATTAATAGGGCTTTTCAAAGACGATATTTTGTGCTAAAGGGCAACCTGCTGTTCTACTTTGAAACGCGAATTGACAAGGAACCATTGGGATTAATTATAGTCGAAGGCTGTACCATCGAATTGTCAGTTGAGACGGATATGGACAATTACTGCTTCGAGATAGCATTTAATGGCAATCGCACCTATGTACTAGCCGCAGACACACAGGAAAGCATGGAGGCCTGGATGAAGGCGCTAACGTGTGCTGGCTACGAATATAAACGAATTATTGTGGCAGAATTGCAGCGTCAGCTGCAGGAAATTGAAGAGTCCAGACATA AAATGCGTAGCAACCCTGCTGGTATAACTCTGTCTGCTGAAACGGATACAACGGGAAAACCAAAGCCGCCACCAAGGCGCCAGAATCCATTCAACCGCCCGgcaccgccaccgccaacaACTGATGCAGACCTCCAATGCGGTGTCGTGTCACCCATGCCTTTTATAACTGGATACTTTGGATCAAGCCAAGCGAAAGCAGATCTGGACCAGCGACGTTCAA ACCTTATTTTGCAATCCACACCCAAAGGACGGCGACATGGGATAGGTCCATCTCCTACTATTTTCTACAATGATAACTTCACGACTTCCAGTCAATCCGGAAAATTGGCAAGCATCACGAATGTTGAGCGCATGGAACAGCAAATTCGCCTTGCGAATGCCATTGAGGAATTCACCCGCAACCACGAACAATTTCGAAAAAATGTGATGTCGGATATTATTGCGTATCGTGAACGGCAAAGTCAACCCCTAATACAATTCTGA